One Microbacterium keratanolyticum DNA window includes the following coding sequences:
- a CDS encoding MaoC family dehydratase has protein sequence MNAQVETPGPDIVQRGLYFEEFVVGARYLHRPGRTATEADNVLFTTLTMNTQALHLDAAFAATQEPYRERLMNSMWTLSTMVGASVAQLTQGTLVAQLGLGDVRFPHPLLQGDTLYTESVITEKRLSASRPGQGICTIAHTGRNQDGTVVATASRTVLVLCRPDPGK, from the coding sequence GTGAACGCGCAGGTAGAGACCCCAGGTCCCGACATCGTGCAGCGGGGGCTGTACTTCGAGGAGTTCGTCGTCGGCGCGCGCTATCTGCACCGGCCAGGGCGCACCGCGACGGAGGCCGACAACGTCCTGTTCACCACCCTCACCATGAACACGCAGGCGCTCCACCTGGATGCGGCGTTCGCGGCGACGCAGGAGCCGTACCGGGAGCGGCTGATGAACTCGATGTGGACGCTGTCGACCATGGTCGGCGCGTCTGTCGCGCAGCTCACGCAGGGCACGCTCGTCGCGCAGCTCGGGCTCGGGGACGTGCGCTTTCCACACCCGTTGCTGCAGGGTGACACTCTGTACACCGAGAGCGTGATCACCGAAAAGCGGCTGTCGGCCTCGCGGCCGGGGCAGGGCATCTGCACGATCGCACACACCGGCCGCAACCAGGATGGCACGGTCGTGGCCACCGCGAGTCGCACCGTTCTCGTCCTCTGCCGCCCCGATCCCGGAAAGTGA
- a CDS encoding TrmH family RNA methyltransferase: MPVVTIEDPDDSRLDDFRNLTDTALRLRSEHVDGLYMAESTKVIARAVAAGHRPRVVMVQERRLADVREIVTDPQVLIAVVPDAVAEAVTGFDVHRGALASMQRPALPSITQVTQGARLILILEDLIEHQNVGAAFRAAAALGADAVLISARCADPLYRRSVRVSMGTVFQVPWSRFTSWQELRDELPMVQIAALALREDAVTLEEYAPQRADRVALALGTEGNGLSAEALDTADVVVTIPMYGGVDSLNVASAGAVALWALRHPPAP; encoded by the coding sequence ATGCCCGTCGTCACCATCGAAGACCCGGACGATTCGCGTCTGGATGACTTCCGCAATCTCACCGACACGGCACTTCGGCTGCGCAGTGAGCATGTCGACGGGCTCTACATGGCGGAGTCGACCAAGGTCATCGCTCGCGCTGTCGCCGCAGGCCACCGTCCGCGGGTGGTCATGGTCCAGGAGCGACGACTCGCTGATGTCCGCGAGATCGTCACAGATCCGCAGGTGCTCATCGCGGTCGTGCCGGATGCGGTCGCGGAAGCTGTCACGGGGTTCGATGTGCACCGAGGCGCGCTCGCGTCCATGCAGCGCCCCGCGTTGCCCAGCATCACCCAGGTGACGCAGGGCGCCCGACTCATCCTGATCCTCGAGGATCTGATCGAGCATCAGAACGTCGGTGCGGCCTTTCGCGCCGCCGCCGCTCTCGGGGCGGATGCTGTACTGATCTCCGCACGCTGCGCGGATCCGCTCTACCGGCGCAGCGTCCGGGTCAGCATGGGCACGGTCTTCCAGGTGCCGTGGAGCCGCTTCACGTCCTGGCAGGAGCTGCGGGACGAGCTTCCCATGGTGCAGATCGCTGCCCTCGCGCTCCGGGAGGACGCGGTCACGCTGGAGGAGTACGCGCCTCAGCGGGCGGATCGGGTCGCCCTCGCGCTCGGCACCGAGGGAAACGGACTGAGTGCGGAGGCTCTCGACACGGCGGATGTGGTCGTGACCATTCCGATGTACGGCGGCGTGGACTCGCTCAACGTCGCCTCGGCGGGTGCGGTCGCGCTCTGGGCGCTGCGCCACCCGCCGGCGCCGTAG
- a CDS encoding histidine phosphatase family protein: MTFFALVRHGQTAWNFDRRIQGLTDIPLNETGLADARRAADTLRGETFDAVITSPLLRAQQTAEVIASELSLPAPVIAPTLHERAFGEAEGILVQEFLDRYGDWHAEVPGAESFDEVRERALAALDEIARRARARTAPRAPRLIVVTHGGLIRSLVHHASKGTIPAHGSRLLNGSVHRFVADTAGVHLLASDLGQSEELIGV, translated from the coding sequence GTGACCTTCTTCGCTCTCGTCCGCCACGGCCAGACGGCCTGGAACTTCGACCGCCGCATCCAGGGACTGACCGACATCCCGCTCAATGAGACGGGTCTCGCTGACGCACGTCGCGCCGCCGACACTCTTCGCGGCGAGACGTTCGATGCCGTCATCACAAGTCCGCTGCTGCGGGCGCAGCAGACCGCGGAGGTCATCGCGAGCGAGCTCTCGCTCCCTGCGCCGGTGATCGCGCCAACCCTGCACGAACGAGCGTTCGGCGAGGCGGAGGGGATCCTCGTCCAGGAGTTCCTCGATCGCTACGGCGACTGGCACGCAGAGGTTCCCGGAGCGGAGAGCTTCGACGAGGTGCGCGAGCGTGCGCTCGCAGCGCTCGACGAGATCGCTCGTCGCGCCCGTGCCCGGACCGCCCCGCGCGCACCGCGCCTCATCGTGGTGACGCACGGAGGACTCATCCGATCGCTCGTGCATCATGCATCGAAGGGCACGATCCCCGCCCACGGCAGCCGACTGCTCAACGGCTCGGTGCATCGGTTCGTCGCGGATACCGCGGGCGTGCATCTGCTGGCTTCGGATCTCGGCCAGTCCGAAGAGCTCATCGGCGTCTAG
- a CDS encoding acyl-CoA dehydrogenase family protein, producing the protein MNDLSSEERELAGLVREFADTVVAPQSYEADRTHTLSMDVVRQMGEIGLFGLPFPEEYGGQGGDYFALCLAIEALGRVDQSIAITLEAGVSLGAMPIFRFGTEEQKQEYLPDLLSGHALAGFGLTEPEAGSDAGATRTTAREDGGEWVIDGTKQFITNSGTPITRFVTVTAVTGQQDGRKEISTIIVPNGTPGFTVEPAYDKVGWNASDTHPLTLDGVRVPQENLLGVRGEGFRNFLSILDEGRIAIAALATGAAEGCLEEATRYAQSRTVFGAALSTRQNAQFTLARMAARVHTARLAWHHAARLRDAGESFAVASAIAKLVAGEAAMDNARDATQILGGNGFMNEFTAARHYRDSKILEIGEGTTEVQLLVIARALGVA; encoded by the coding sequence ATGAACGATCTCTCCTCTGAAGAACGCGAGCTCGCCGGTCTCGTCCGCGAGTTCGCCGACACCGTCGTCGCACCGCAGTCCTACGAAGCCGACCGCACGCACACCCTGTCGATGGATGTCGTGCGGCAGATGGGGGAGATCGGCCTCTTCGGCCTTCCCTTCCCGGAGGAGTACGGCGGGCAGGGTGGTGACTACTTCGCCCTCTGCCTCGCGATCGAGGCGCTGGGCCGCGTGGACCAGTCCATCGCGATCACCCTCGAGGCGGGGGTGAGCCTCGGGGCCATGCCGATCTTCCGGTTCGGAACCGAGGAGCAGAAGCAGGAGTACCTGCCCGATCTCCTTTCCGGACATGCACTTGCGGGTTTCGGCCTGACCGAGCCCGAAGCAGGCAGTGACGCCGGCGCGACCCGCACGACCGCACGGGAGGACGGCGGCGAATGGGTCATCGACGGCACGAAGCAGTTCATCACGAACTCCGGCACTCCGATCACGCGCTTCGTCACGGTCACCGCGGTCACCGGTCAGCAGGACGGGCGCAAGGAGATCTCCACGATCATCGTGCCGAACGGCACCCCGGGCTTCACCGTCGAACCCGCCTACGACAAGGTGGGGTGGAACGCGTCCGACACGCACCCCCTGACGCTCGACGGTGTGCGTGTCCCGCAGGAGAACCTGCTGGGCGTGCGCGGCGAGGGTTTCCGCAACTTCCTCAGCATCCTCGACGAAGGACGCATCGCGATCGCAGCTCTCGCGACCGGCGCCGCGGAGGGATGCCTCGAAGAGGCGACCCGCTACGCCCAGAGTCGGACGGTTTTCGGCGCGGCGCTGAGCACCCGGCAGAATGCGCAGTTCACGCTCGCCCGCATGGCGGCGCGGGTGCACACTGCACGGCTGGCGTGGCACCATGCGGCACGACTTCGGGATGCCGGTGAGTCGTTCGCCGTGGCATCCGCGATCGCCAAGCTCGTCGCCGGGGAAGCCGCCATGGACAACGCGCGCGACGCCACGCAGATTCTCGGCGGGAACGGCTTCATGAACGAGTTCACCGCCGCCCGCCACTACCGGGACTCCAAGATCCTGGAGATCGGTGAGGGCACGACCGAGGTGCAGCTGCTCGTGATCGCACGGGCCCTGGGCGTGGCCTGA
- a CDS encoding VIT1/CCC1 transporter family protein, giving the protein MNPPATPTPSDRRRWARYLVEERAERRVYERLAERREGEEREILLSLAEAERRHEQHWLELLGEEPARLPKAGLSSRVLGWMAGRFGSIFVLALAQSAEARSPYDAEIYATPAMRADEKVHYEVVRGLAARGRRRLSGSFRAAVFGANDGLVSNLALVIGIGATGASSAFVLFSGIAGLLAGALSMGAGEFVSVRSQRELLAATEADGAAELRAGDLDIDENELALVYRARGDDETQSLERARRVVAAAKAGARRAATGPVRTHGVGVAEVVGSDWGAAASSFLLFASGAIIPVLPWIFGLEGATAVILALVLVSVALLTTGAAVGILSGGPPLQRALRQLAIGLGAALITYGLGLIFGVDVA; this is encoded by the coding sequence ATGAATCCCCCCGCCACCCCGACGCCTTCTGATCGGCGCCGCTGGGCACGCTACCTGGTCGAGGAGCGCGCCGAACGGCGCGTGTACGAGCGCCTCGCCGAGCGTCGCGAAGGTGAGGAGCGCGAGATCCTGCTCTCGCTCGCAGAGGCTGAGCGCCGTCACGAGCAGCACTGGCTCGAACTTCTCGGTGAGGAACCCGCGCGACTGCCGAAGGCGGGGCTCTCCTCTCGGGTGCTGGGGTGGATGGCTGGCCGGTTCGGATCGATCTTTGTCCTCGCCCTGGCGCAGAGCGCGGAAGCCCGCTCTCCCTATGACGCCGAGATCTATGCCACTCCCGCGATGCGCGCCGATGAGAAGGTGCACTACGAGGTCGTGCGGGGATTGGCCGCCCGCGGGCGCCGACGACTCTCCGGCTCGTTCCGCGCCGCCGTCTTCGGTGCGAACGACGGTCTGGTGAGCAACCTGGCACTCGTGATCGGCATCGGTGCGACGGGCGCGAGCTCCGCGTTCGTTCTGTTCAGTGGCATCGCAGGACTGCTGGCCGGCGCGCTCTCCATGGGCGCGGGCGAGTTCGTCTCGGTGCGCTCCCAGCGTGAGCTTCTCGCGGCGACGGAGGCCGATGGAGCGGCCGAACTGCGGGCGGGCGATCTCGACATCGACGAGAACGAACTCGCGCTCGTCTACCGGGCACGCGGCGACGATGAGACGCAGTCCCTCGAGCGTGCACGACGCGTCGTGGCGGCGGCCAAGGCCGGCGCGAGGAGGGCCGCGACAGGGCCCGTGCGCACGCACGGCGTCGGCGTGGCGGAGGTCGTCGGCAGCGACTGGGGCGCCGCAGCGTCGAGCTTCCTTCTTTTCGCATCCGGGGCGATCATCCCCGTGCTGCCGTGGATCTTCGGGTTGGAGGGCGCGACCGCTGTCATCCTGGCTCTCGTCCTCGTGAGCGTCGCTCTCCTGACGACGGGAGCGGCTGTCGGCATCCTCTCCGGCGGTCCGCCCTTGCAGCGTGCTCTGCGCCAGTTGGCGATCGGCTTGGGCGCGGCTCTCATCACCTACGGGCTGGGGCTGATCTTCGGCGTCGACGTCGCCTAG
- a CDS encoding Sir2 family NAD-dependent protein deacetylase: protein MESVDIDEQVARAVDLLADRRTAVLTGAGISADSGIPTYRGAAGVPRRPMTVQDFLSGDAARRRYWMGGHLGWRRFSAVHPNAGHRALAELERAGAVTGVMTQNVDGLHLQAGSQRVIELHGTGRRVYCLQCGQVFDRESVAAQIDARNPWLAAADDIPLGPDGDVVPEATDGFLVPVCTVCGGMLKPDVVFFGETIPLSRFRTAESLLRASDALLIAGTSLVVNSGVRFAERARRRDLPIVIVNHEPTRVDTWAALTIAAGTSEVLPALARALTSSTPTALGRVEE from the coding sequence ATGGAATCGGTCGACATCGATGAGCAGGTCGCTCGCGCCGTCGATCTGCTGGCCGATCGCCGCACGGCGGTGCTCACGGGCGCCGGGATCTCCGCGGACTCCGGCATCCCGACCTATCGGGGTGCCGCGGGAGTCCCCCGCCGTCCGATGACCGTACAGGACTTCCTGAGCGGGGATGCGGCGCGTCGCCGCTACTGGATGGGCGGCCACCTCGGCTGGCGCCGCTTCAGCGCCGTGCACCCCAATGCGGGGCACCGCGCGCTCGCAGAGCTCGAGCGTGCAGGTGCCGTGACCGGCGTCATGACGCAGAACGTCGACGGTCTGCACCTGCAGGCCGGCAGCCAGCGTGTCATCGAACTGCATGGCACAGGCCGGCGCGTCTACTGCCTGCAGTGCGGACAGGTGTTCGATCGAGAGAGTGTCGCCGCGCAGATCGACGCGAGAAACCCGTGGCTGGCCGCAGCGGACGACATCCCTCTGGGTCCCGACGGAGATGTGGTCCCCGAGGCCACCGACGGATTCCTGGTGCCGGTGTGCACCGTCTGCGGAGGCATGCTGAAACCCGACGTAGTCTTCTTCGGAGAGACGATTCCGCTCTCTCGCTTCCGCACGGCGGAGTCGCTGCTCCGGGCGTCCGACGCGCTCCTCATCGCGGGGACGTCACTGGTCGTCAACTCCGGGGTGCGCTTCGCCGAGCGGGCGCGCCGTCGAGACCTGCCGATCGTGATCGTGAACCACGAGCCGACGCGCGTCGACACGTGGGCGGCGCTGACGATCGCGGCCGGTACGAGTGAAGTCCTCCCGGCGTTGGCGCGGGCGCTCACATCGTCCACTCCGACAGCCCTGGGTAGGGTCGAGGAGTGA
- a CDS encoding SGNH/GDSL hydrolase family protein, with protein sequence MTGQEAPRTPFVANDTPHPWRRFVAVGDSFTEGIGDPEPSAPGGQRGWADRVAEVLASQVDDFAYANLAVRGKLIGQISDEQIEPAVALNPDLVSICAGGNDVIRPGTDPDEIATMLDDAVTRLSRTGAAVVLFTGIDTGFTPVFRPFRGKVAIYNENVRAIADRHDCIVADQWGLKVIQDPRFFADDRLHLNALGHHEVARMVLRALNVPNDLQAMAPDPLPVRTWREARGNDVAWAREHLVPWVLRRLRHQSSGDFVEAKRPDPMPVLRPEQD encoded by the coding sequence ATGACCGGTCAGGAAGCACCACGTACCCCATTCGTCGCGAACGACACCCCGCACCCGTGGCGCCGCTTCGTCGCCGTCGGAGACTCGTTCACCGAGGGAATCGGCGATCCCGAGCCCTCCGCCCCCGGCGGACAGCGCGGATGGGCGGATCGCGTCGCGGAGGTGCTCGCGTCACAGGTCGACGACTTCGCGTATGCGAACCTCGCCGTGCGCGGAAAGCTGATCGGCCAGATCAGCGACGAGCAGATCGAACCGGCTGTCGCCCTCAACCCCGATCTCGTGTCGATCTGTGCCGGGGGCAACGACGTGATTCGCCCCGGAACCGACCCCGACGAGATCGCGACGATGCTCGACGACGCCGTCACGCGCCTCTCGCGCACAGGCGCCGCGGTCGTGCTCTTCACCGGGATCGACACGGGCTTCACCCCGGTCTTCCGCCCGTTCCGCGGCAAGGTCGCCATCTACAACGAGAACGTGCGTGCGATCGCCGACCGGCACGACTGCATCGTGGCCGATCAGTGGGGCCTCAAGGTCATTCAGGATCCACGGTTCTTCGCGGACGACCGTCTGCATCTCAACGCTCTCGGACACCACGAGGTCGCGCGAATGGTTCTGCGTGCTCTCAACGTCCCCAATGATCTTCAGGCGATGGCTCCGGATCCGCTGCCCGTGCGCACCTGGCGCGAGGCGCGGGGCAACGATGTCGCCTGGGCGCGTGAGCACCTGGTTCCGTGGGTGCTGCGACGCCTCCGCCATCAGTCGTCGGGCGACTTCGTCGAGGCCAAACGTCCCGACCCGATGCCCGTGCTGCGTCCCGAGCAGGACTGA
- a CDS encoding alpha/beta fold hydrolase produces MSTRTVTVPNDASAAVIARNAVTVLGAGDGPTLVFAHGYGNEQSAWRRIAERLAETHRVVLFDYVGSGRSDLRAYDEKRYDSLEGYADDLIEVMDAVEAKDAVLVAHSVSGMIGALASIRRPDLFRRVIMICPSPRYVDDGDYVGGFSREDVLGLLGAIEANQPAWAASLAPAVTARDDRPDVVDRVRGFFAATPERVAVHFARVVFFSDVRHRLREVTVPVTIVQSEGDIICPPHIGGYLRDHIQGSELVQLETAGHFVHLTEPDLVVELIQDRL; encoded by the coding sequence GTGAGCACACGCACCGTCACCGTTCCGAATGATGCGTCGGCGGCTGTCATCGCCCGCAACGCTGTCACGGTCCTTGGCGCTGGGGACGGCCCCACTCTCGTCTTCGCTCATGGATACGGCAATGAGCAGTCCGCGTGGCGTCGTATCGCGGAGCGTTTAGCTGAGACGCACCGCGTCGTCCTCTTCGACTATGTCGGCTCGGGCCGCAGTGACCTGCGCGCGTACGACGAGAAGCGCTACGACTCGCTCGAGGGATACGCCGACGATCTGATCGAGGTGATGGACGCGGTCGAGGCGAAGGATGCTGTCCTCGTCGCGCACTCCGTCAGCGGCATGATCGGGGCCTTGGCCTCGATCCGTCGCCCGGACCTCTTCCGCCGCGTGATCATGATCTGTCCCTCGCCGCGCTACGTCGACGACGGCGACTACGTCGGAGGGTTCAGCCGTGAAGACGTGCTCGGTCTCCTCGGAGCGATCGAGGCGAACCAGCCCGCCTGGGCGGCCTCCCTCGCTCCGGCAGTGACCGCACGGGACGACCGCCCAGATGTCGTGGACCGCGTCCGCGGCTTCTTCGCCGCAACGCCCGAACGCGTCGCGGTGCACTTCGCGCGTGTGGTGTTCTTCAGCGACGTACGGCATCGTCTCCGCGAGGTCACCGTGCCCGTGACCATCGTCCAGTCCGAGGGAGACATCATCTGCCCGCCGCACATCGGCGGGTATCTGCGCGATCACATCCAGGGGAGTGAACTCGTGCAGCTCGAGACGGCCGGGCACTTCGTCCATCTGACGGAGCCCGATCTCGTGGTCGAGCTGATCCAGGATCGGCTGTGA
- a CDS encoding DEAD/DEAH box helicase, whose amino-acid sequence MLSPSFPQRAPWGTADKLRAWQREALDAYFQADQRDFLVAATPGAGKTTFALTLAVELLRIGEVDRVIVVAPTEHLKTQWADAAARVHIRLDPRFRNSHSMPARQYHGVVVTYAQVAAKSYVHRVLTESAKTLVILDEVHHGGDALSWGDAIRDAYGPARRRLLLSGTPFRSDTAPIPFVEYLPDESGARVSSTDYRYGYGRALADGVVRPVLFHMYSGKMRWRTSAGDELEAHLGQDNTKDVNSQAWRTALDPAGEWMPAVLSAADRRLTEIRHHVPDAGGLVIATDQTAARAYAVLLRELTGERATVVLSDEAEASSRIEQFSANTSRWMVAVRMVSEGVDVPRLAVGVYATSSSTPLFFAQAIGRFVRARRRGEAASVFLPNVPVLMTLANEMEKQRDHALDRQTKDDDGLEDSLLDAANREDDASDALTEEFSYQAISSLAHFDRVVFDGKDFGQLAEPGTPEEEEFIGFPGLLEPEHVHELLMQRQARQGKLRAAREATEPAPTTTLPEPLHRTLREQRQLLNSLVGVYARQTGDPHGAVHAELRRLCGGPAVAQATVAQLQARIDLLRRRVRS is encoded by the coding sequence ATGCTTTCTCCGTCCTTCCCCCAGCGCGCCCCGTGGGGTACTGCAGACAAGCTGAGGGCCTGGCAGAGGGAAGCGCTCGATGCATACTTCCAGGCTGATCAGCGCGACTTTCTGGTCGCGGCGACCCCGGGTGCAGGAAAGACGACCTTCGCTCTGACCCTCGCGGTGGAGCTGCTCCGGATCGGCGAGGTCGACCGTGTGATCGTGGTCGCTCCGACCGAGCACCTCAAGACCCAGTGGGCGGACGCCGCGGCCCGTGTCCACATCCGCCTGGACCCGCGTTTCCGGAACAGCCATTCGATGCCCGCCCGGCAGTACCACGGCGTTGTCGTGACATATGCGCAGGTCGCAGCGAAGTCCTACGTCCACCGCGTTCTGACCGAATCCGCCAAGACGCTCGTGATCCTCGACGAGGTGCACCACGGTGGCGATGCACTGAGCTGGGGTGACGCGATCCGCGACGCCTACGGACCCGCGCGGCGTCGTCTGCTGCTGTCGGGAACGCCGTTCCGCAGTGACACCGCCCCCATTCCCTTCGTCGAGTATCTGCCCGACGAGTCCGGCGCACGCGTGTCGAGCACGGACTACCGTTACGGCTACGGACGCGCACTCGCCGACGGCGTCGTGCGACCGGTGCTCTTCCACATGTACTCGGGCAAGATGCGCTGGCGCACGAGCGCGGGCGATGAGCTCGAGGCGCACCTCGGGCAGGACAACACGAAAGACGTCAACTCCCAGGCGTGGCGCACGGCGCTCGATCCGGCAGGGGAGTGGATGCCCGCGGTGCTCTCCGCCGCCGATCGACGTCTGACCGAGATCCGACACCATGTGCCCGATGCGGGTGGCCTGGTCATCGCTACCGACCAGACCGCTGCGCGCGCCTATGCCGTTCTGCTGCGCGAGCTGACGGGCGAACGGGCGACGGTCGTGCTCTCCGACGAGGCCGAGGCGTCGTCACGCATCGAGCAGTTCAGCGCGAACACGAGCCGCTGGATGGTCGCGGTGCGGATGGTGTCCGAAGGCGTCGATGTCCCGCGACTCGCGGTCGGCGTGTACGCGACCTCCTCCTCGACGCCGCTGTTCTTCGCGCAGGCCATCGGCCGCTTCGTGCGGGCCCGTCGTCGCGGTGAAGCCGCCAGCGTGTTCCTGCCCAACGTGCCGGTGCTGATGACGCTCGCGAACGAGATGGAGAAGCAGCGCGATCATGCGCTTGATCGTCAGACGAAGGATGACGACGGTCTCGAGGACTCGCTGCTGGACGCGGCCAATCGCGAGGACGACGCATCCGACGCCCTGACCGAGGAGTTCAGCTATCAGGCGATCTCCTCCCTGGCACACTTCGATCGTGTCGTCTTCGACGGCAAGGACTTCGGACAGCTCGCCGAACCGGGCACGCCCGAAGAAGAGGAGTTCATCGGGTTCCCCGGTCTTCTTGAGCCGGAGCACGTCCACGAACTGCTCATGCAACGGCAGGCGCGACAGGGCAAGCTCCGCGCCGCCCGTGAGGCGACAGAACCGGCGCCGACGACGACCCTGCCCGAACCGCTGCACCGCACGCTGCGCGAGCAGCGGCAGCTGCTGAACAGTCTGGTCGGCGTCTACGCGCGGCAGACCGGCGATCCGCACGGGGCTGTCCACGCCGAGCTGCGTCGCCTCTGCGGCGGACCCGCCGTCGCACAGGCGACCGTCGCGCAGCTGCAGGCGCGAATCGACCTGCTCCGACGCCGCGTCCGCAGCTGA
- a CDS encoding HpcH/HpaI aldolase/citrate lyase family protein, which produces MSPSFALGPALLFCPADRPERYASALTKADGAIIDLEDAVLPAAKAAARRALVDADLDPERVIVRVNGTDSDEFAADLAALAETRIRTVMVAKAEDASALDAFGGRYDLIALCETARGVQAAPELARHPRVTALMWGAEDLVASLGGTSSRNADGRYRDVARVARAQVLLAAGAAGIAAIDAVHLDIGDVSGLAREAADAAASGFGATACIHPQQVAVIREAYRPDPQLVTWAQGVLASAEGERGVFRYDGRMIDEPVLRHARSILQRAADGTV; this is translated from the coding sequence ATGTCTCCCTCCTTCGCCCTGGGACCTGCGCTTCTGTTCTGTCCCGCAGATCGTCCGGAACGATACGCATCCGCGCTCACAAAGGCCGATGGCGCCATCATCGACCTCGAAGACGCTGTGCTTCCCGCCGCGAAGGCCGCGGCACGCCGCGCCCTCGTCGACGCGGACCTCGACCCCGAGCGGGTGATCGTTCGCGTCAACGGCACCGACAGCGATGAGTTCGCCGCCGATCTCGCGGCTCTCGCGGAGACGCGTATCCGCACGGTCATGGTCGCGAAGGCCGAAGACGCATCTGCGCTGGACGCGTTCGGTGGGCGCTACGACCTCATCGCGCTGTGTGAGACAGCGCGCGGCGTGCAGGCAGCGCCGGAACTGGCGCGGCATCCGCGGGTCACGGCGCTCATGTGGGGTGCGGAAGACCTTGTCGCCTCGCTCGGCGGAACATCGAGTCGCAATGCGGACGGTCGCTACCGCGACGTCGCTCGCGTCGCTCGGGCCCAGGTGCTGCTCGCGGCAGGTGCGGCGGGAATCGCCGCGATCGATGCCGTCCATCTCGACATCGGCGACGTCTCCGGTCTGGCAAGAGAGGCGGCGGATGCTGCGGCGTCCGGATTCGGCGCGACCGCGTGCATCCATCCGCAGCAGGTGGCCGTCATCCGCGAGGCCTACCGGCCGGATCCGCAGCTCGTGACGTGGGCCCAGGGGGTCTTGGCCTCCGCAGAGGGGGAGAGGGGCGTCTTCCGTTACGACGGGCGGATGATCGACGAGCCCGTGCTCCGCCACGCACGTTCGATCCTTCAGCGCGCCGCCGACGGTACCGTCTAG